Proteins from a genomic interval of Pseudomonas versuta:
- the urtE gene encoding urea ABC transporter ATP-binding subunit UrtE: MLQIQNLHQFYGGSHILRGLSFEAKVGEVTCLLGRNGVGKTTLLKCLMGLLAVKEGSVTWEGKPITMLKPHQRVHAGIAYVPQGREIFGRLTVEENLLMGLSRFPGAEAREVPGFIYELFPVLLQMKHRRGGDLSGGQQQQLAIGRALASRPRLLILDEPTEGIQPSVIKEIGAVIKMLAARGDMAILLVEQFYDFAEELADQYLVMSRGEIVQQGRGENMQTEGVRGLVTI; the protein is encoded by the coding sequence ATGCTACAGATACAAAATCTGCATCAGTTCTACGGCGGCAGCCACATTCTTCGCGGCCTGTCGTTTGAGGCAAAAGTCGGCGAAGTCACTTGCCTGCTGGGCCGTAACGGCGTGGGCAAGACCACATTGCTCAAGTGCCTGATGGGTTTGCTGGCGGTCAAGGAAGGCAGCGTGACCTGGGAGGGTAAACCGATCACCATGCTCAAGCCCCACCAGCGGGTTCACGCCGGGATCGCTTATGTGCCCCAGGGCAGGGAGATTTTCGGGCGCCTGACGGTGGAGGAAAACCTGTTGATGGGCCTGTCCCGCTTCCCCGGAGCCGAGGCCCGGGAGGTGCCCGGTTTTATCTATGAACTGTTCCCGGTGCTGCTGCAAATGAAGCATCGGCGCGGTGGCGACTTGTCCGGCGGTCAGCAGCAACAGCTGGCGATTGGCCGGGCGCTGGCCAGCCGCCCGCGCTTGCTGATCCTCGATGAGCCCACCGAAGGGATTCAACCGTCTGTGATCAAGGAGATCGGCGCGGTGATCAAGATGCTCGCGGCCCGGGGCGATATGGCCATCCTGCTGGTGGAGCAGTTCTACGACTTTGCCGAAGAACTGGCGGACCAGTATCTGGTGATGTCCAGAGGCGAAATCGTGCAGCAGGGCCGTGGTGAAAATATGCAAACAGAGGGTGTGCGCGGGCTGGTGACGATTTAA